CCTTTATAACGTGATCAttggggtccataaaatctcatcGCGAATAAGGTGGGGTCGCGCTAAACAAGGTTTCAATAAATTGTTGTTGTTAAAGTTGAAATTAAAgtgcaaattaatttttagtaaaccaGAAATGGCAATTTCACCAGCAGGAAACAAATTAAATGTGCAATGCTGAACGCTCACAGTTTAACGCTGCTCAGCAGCATGTTTAAATGAGTTTCAAAGTCGCAAGGACTACATTCACGGAGAGAGAACTTGCAACTCTGCCCCGTAGTCTGTCAGAGTAACAAGTGGCAGACGGTCCACGCCCCTGTCCAGGAGCCTgacgtccctgctcctgccaggatcacttgcttgcttaatttactcTTGTAATAATAATGGACTTGAGCATCTGCGGGCTTTGGTACCCGCAGGGGAAGGGTCCAATGACTTATAGTGTTATATCCAAATTCGCATTAAATCGGTGTATACACACAGGTAAAGTAACAATGCATGAAAATTATCCAAAGAAATCATCCCATGAGGCAaaccaatctccctcctgttttaACTTAATTACCAATTATGTCATGATGGAGTGCAAGGTTTAGAGCAaggtttggagaaatgagaagtaaaAATAACTTGCTATTAGCTCCATAATGTTATTGCATCTCCTCCCAGTTACACTCCTCTCGAGACAACTCAACACCTATTTGCTCGAGATTCAATAGTATCCCCTTGGGAGACCCAAAGTGCTTTCCTTTTCATCGACTCAAATTACTGAAAAACAAAAGATTACTCAAGGCTTCTGAAGATGTGAAAAACTAACAAATTACACGTGGGATACACTACCAAACATTTGTGGAGCTGCTATATTCAATACAAATACACAAgtagcatcagaatttattgtcatgaacaagtcacgaaattcgatgttttgtggcagtatcatagtgtaaacattcatacaaACCAtttttacaataattttttttaaagaggcatgaaaagtaaagaggtgttgataaaGAACAGTACTGAGAGTAGGGGACTTTAAATAAACAGTGTGAGGAAAGAGAATCAGAACCACCTCCTAAACCATATGGCTGAGTATTCTGTAGTGAAATTCTCACAAACCAAATGCTACACAGTCTCTACCACCCAAAAGCTCAAATCAGGAGTTCTTTtgctaatacagtaaaaccccgggtattcaatagacaatagacaataggagctggagtaggcccttcggcccgtcgagccagcaccgccattttacagatcatggctgatcactactatcagtacccctttccagccttatccccataaccctcaactcctttgcccactagagtcttatctaactctcttttgaacataatcagcgaatctgcctctaccaccctctgcggcagagcattccacagattcacacttctctgggtaaaaaaatgttttctcatctccgtcctaaagggcctaccctgtattcttaaactatgccctctagtcctcgtctcccccatcattgggaacaggtaatcagacttcaccttgtctatccccctgatgattttgcatacctcaatcatgtcccccctcatccttctaaactccatcggatacaagtccagtttttctagcctttcagcatatgtcaaccccgccatccctggaactaaccttgtaaatctgcgctgcacaccctctatagctagtatgtccttcctcaaaattggagaccagaactggacgcaatgctccaggtggggtctcaccagggccctgtacaattgcagaagggcgtctctcttcctatactccaatcccctctttatgaaagccaacatgctattagccttcttcacagctttctgaacctgcatgctagtcttcagtgaccgaccggtgaacaagtactcccagatctatttgctcctccccactccctagcttgtctccatttaaataatactcagctttcctattattgcctccaaaatggataacctcacatttgctcacattgaacgccatcttccattcagcagcccactcccccaacctgtccaagtccctctgcaatttcctgacatcctcctcacaccccacaccgccacccagtttcgtgtcatctgcaaatttgctcaaattattaataatcccctcatccaaatcatttacataaattacaaacaactgaggacccaataccgatccctgcggcactccactcgtcacatcctgccatcctgaaaaagacccgcttacccccaaccctttgtttcctatttcttaaccaatttcctatccatgtcagcaccttacctccaatattCGGCATCTATGAGGATTGCTGGATGCCAGATAAGCTTGAAATTGCGTGTTGCCcaattggtgaactaacggcaaggtgcattcattttaaaattccATACTGAATTTGTTGACtaattattttccatgattttttttttgccggttgcttgacttCTGGATAACAGGTACTCAAGGTACTTCACATTACTGAGGAAGGGGCAGCTCATTTGGTCAGCAACTTATTCCCAACTCCACATCCAAAATCAGTGCATCAGATGTCAGCAACTTGCTATCAGCAACACCAAAGCCTGCAACTTTCACCATCTAGAAGGGCACAAGATGACTATGCTAGGTGAAAATCCTAAAAGTCCCAGTTGCACAGTGGAGCATTGTTTTTCCACAAAGGTGGTAACAATTTTGTAAGTGACCCACCACGTTAATCTCGAAACAGGTAGCAATGCCTTCATCCAAGGACTGGACATAATATGAAAAAAGGAGAAATCAAAAAAGGTACATGCTGATAGGCAAAACAGCTAACTGCACTGAGGACTCTACCATTTCAAAGTTTGTTATTAAGATTGCTTGCAAAAGACTAATAAAATTATCCATTCTAGCTCTGTCAATGCACCAATTATACATACGCAGTTCAAGGAGAAAATGTTTGCAGATTACAGTCAAGCATATTTTGATGTAATTGGGACAGTTCAAAAGAGGATTgcaatttaaggaaaaaaaatctccaagaAATCACCAACTTTGCAAAGAGTTGTTTCTCAACTTTGTCAAAAAACTGTAGTAAATTGCAATTCATCTTTTGCCTCTGCAGAGTTATTTTGTTAAAACATCAGTGCATTACACTTTTACTTTCATTTAATTAAGATAGTTAAAGTTTTAAAAACTTTGAAGTGCTCCTTTGTCACTTGAAAAACTGAAGAGCTGAGGAGGTATAAAGCTGGAACAATATCTAACAGTTAACTATCAGCAGTTAAATATGGCAAGAGAATAACTACACACATTTAAGATAAGCCTCCACTTAACAATATGAGCCAATGGCAATATCGAAGATAATCAATTGTCTGATTGTCCTGTGGACACTATTataatcacacaatgaaataCAGGCTtcaacaatggacaatgtcttATTTATATCATTTGGGTGAAGCGTGGTGGATTTAACCTGTAAAAATCACCCCATCCTCTTACAATAATCTATTTTTTCATATATCAAAAATATCAAGAATGCAATTTATAAGGAGATCTAACTTTTAAGTATGAAGCAATTTGATAAGTTAAAGGATAGGCGGCATGGCTAgagtagcagttaacgcaacattgttacagcaccagcgatcgggaccagggtttgaatcctgcgctgtttgtaaggagtttgattgatctccctgtgtctatgtgagttttccccaggggctcaagtttcctcccaccactcaaaacgTACTGcggtttgtaggttgattgggcaggatgagctcgtgggccaaaaggacttGTTATTGTACTATAAGTCTAAATAATGAATAAACAGATCGATAGATAGTCAGTGACATAGCACATGACAAATCAttaaacaaatgttttttttatgcagGGGTTTTACAGCTATATCAACCAGTGGTTCTTTCCACTCTGAtccgtgctctgtgatgagtaagggattgcttaaggtgttatgtgagtgggaagggagggttgagaatcactgctctcgacccaattgttattgaaatattttgattgagaaaaattgtcattggcccatttcctttggagttctgaaaccgtgcacataacgagtcaattaggtacaattaaaacagagattttctaattttttctttccactcacatcccaccttaagcaatcccttactcatcacagagcacggatggcacagggaatacttaaagtgggatgtgagtagaaagaaaaagattgggaaccactgataTAAACAATCCATTATTCTGCTCCTGAAGTAAAATCAAGACTGTAATTGCTCTCAAGTGAACATGAAAGCAgctaaactttaattttttttacttggCAACCTGATCaggcaatttataaaatttactgTGACACTAGTGACTTAACCCTTTGAACTCCGTgtcctggttttcagggactacccaCAAGTGCAAGCGTATTCCTGTTTTCCAGCACTGGTTTTATACCCCATTTCCAGCTGGTTCATAATGGTGTTCGTACCATGTTTATCCAAGGATCAGTCCAAAGTATATATTAGGAAACGTTAaaagtggctggagtccaaagggttaaatgaACTCCACATCATTGCAGACCAAAACAGTTTAAGCCCCAAATAAAGAGCTATGAGTAATGCCACTCATATAaagttttattcatttagacagtTACAGGTCCTTCTCATCAATGATTCTGTACTACTCAAATATTCTTCTTTACtttctttctttagcttggcttcgcggacgaagatttatggaggggtaatgtccacgtcagctgcaggctcgtttgtggctgacaagtccgatgcgggacaggcagacacggttgcagtggttgcaggggaaaattgggtgttgggtttttcctcctctgtcttttgtcagtgaggtgggcatacaaaccccatacattttcgATGGAAGTGACAAGGATCTATTTTGGAAAGGACACCAGATCTCCCGAGGCCATTGCTTGAGGTTATCTCTACTTAcaatatgaattgtttgattggcattttgttaatttttttcctttttctctttctttactttttataCAACTCTATGTATAAATACATATTGGATTGGGATTTGTCCAAGTACTATTGTCACTATAATATATGCTATTATCCTAAATGTGTAACAGTCTCGATTCAATGGAtttatgtttgttttcttttccaacaaaactcaataaaaataactttaaaagaaagaaaggaggacccttaagtttttttttaattaattgaaaTCCACCAGTAgtagtattttaattttttaaaatttggtagtcttTGAAACAGCATTTTATGAAAATTCTGCTCTATTTACTTCGTTTGAATAATAAAGCAacaatgataaactcaatcagagacatttaaggactcacttgtgcacttttgtttctttttattctctctctacTGCAGTCAGTTTGGTTAcagatctttatttgttttccatgttttaagctgtgtaggtttattttttgcactaccaattagtggtaattctgccatgccgcaggagaaaggaatctcagggttttatgtgatttcatgtatgtactctgacaataaatctgaagcacTGGTTATGCCTTATGGTGTCAGGTGGAACCTACTTGGAAATAAACCCTCTTATTTTCCTCAAGAAATTAGGCAATACAACATTGCCTGCACACTACAGAAAAATAGGTCCCAGTGAGTCTCCAATTCAGGATTGGGTACCTCCAAGAAATATTTTTGGAAGTTAATAAGTAACTTGAGTTCGAACAATAGAGAATTATTTTGCAATAAGTGCAATTTTTATTCGTAAATTTTCTTTCTGCATAAGTTCAAGATGTCAGCTCCCATAAACATGACAAAAAGTTTTGAATAATTACTGTACTGAGTATATCCATTTTACTTGGTTAGTTTATTTCATTGCTTAATAGTTTCTCAACTGAAAGCTTGGAACCTCCTTAATTAATGCCAAATTACATATACAAAGGGGATGGGTGAGACAGGTGATAGATGGACAGAGGAGGGGTGAAGGACAAAAGGCAGATGCAGCCAGGCCAGGGAAGGGGGACGGGTGGGGACTACAGTCAGGTAAAAAGCAGGCAGCTGACAAGAGAAGGCAAGGAGAAAAAAGTCTAGTTGAACTAGGTGGGATGAGTAGAGGGAGGGTGAAGCTGGAGATAGCATCTGGAGGTTGATAAGCAAGAGACAAAAATTACCAGTTCTGGAATCTGATAAGTAAGGAATGTGCAAATGGGAACCATTAAGAGAGAGGCAAAGGGCAAATGGAACCAGATGGGAACGTCATCTGCTGTGagaaatgtgtggacattgagtAGATGGAACCAGGAGTTGAAGGGAACATAAATAGGATTGCAGATAGATTggaatgagaaatggaaatggcggggggggggggagcagcgcGAATTACGCGTGAACTGAAATTGCAAAATTCAATGTCCATACCATTATAGATTTCTAGACAAAATGAGGCATTATCCCTTTAGTTTGTTTTAGGCCTCAGCCTGGCAGTGAATAAGGCAAAGGGAGAAAAGTCTGTCTGGGAATTGAAATAGCAAGGAATAGGAGGTCAAAATGGGCTTCGGCACCCCAGGGGAAGGGCTTCGGCACCCCAGGGGAAGGGCTTCGGCACCCCAGGGGAAGGGCTTCGGCACCCCAGGGGAAGGGCTTCGGCACCCCAGGGGAAGGGCTTCGGCACCCCAGGGGAAGGGCTTCGGCACCCCAGGGGAAGGGCTTCGGCACCCCAGGGGAAGGGCTTCGGCACCCCAGGGGAAGGGCTTCGGCACCCCAGGGGAAGGGCTTCGGCACCCCAGGGGAAGGGCTTCGGCACCCCAGGGGAAGGGCTTCGGCACCCCAGGGGAAGGGCTTCGGCACCCCAGGGGAAGGGCTTCGGCACCCCAGGGGAAGGGCTTCGGCACCCCAGGGGAAGGGCTTCGGCACCCCAGGGGAAGGGCTTCGGCACCCCAGGGGAAGGGCTTCGGCACCCCAGGGGAAGGGCTTCGGCACCCCAGGGGAAGGGCTTCGGCACCCCAGGGGAAGGGCTTCGGCACCCCAGGGGAAGGGCTTCGGCACCCCAGGGGAAGGGCTTCGGCACCCCAGGGGAAGGGCTTCGGCACCCCAGGGGAAGGGCTTCGGCACCCCAGGGGAAGGGCTTCGGCACCCCAGGGGAAGGGCTTCGGCACCCCAGGGGAAGGGCTTCGGCACCCCAGGGGAAGGGCTTCGGCACCCCAGGGGAAGGGCTTCGGCACCCCAGGGGAAGGGCTTCGGCACCCCAGGGGAAGGGCTTCGGCACCCCAGGGGAAGGGCTTCGGCACCCCAGGGGAAGGGCTTCGGCACCCCAGGGGAAGGGCTTCGGCACCCCAGGGGAAGGGCTTCGGCACCCCAGGGGAAGGGCTTCGGCACCCCAGGGGAAGGGCTTCGGCACCCCAGGGGAAGGGGTTTTGCAAAGCAGTTGCCTCATGTGTGTTTGGTCTTGCTAATGCAGAGGTGGTCACATCATGAACACCTCATGCAGTAGATAAGATAATAAAATTTCCAGTGGTTAAAAACAAACATAAACCCCTCAGAATGTatttaattaaaatgaaatatttcaaaGAATACAATCAGAATCTTACCTGTTTTGAAACTCTGCCCCTATCTTCGTTCTTTACTTCATTAGACTCATTAAAAATCCTTAGACATTCCTCCATGGGATCAGATTCAAATTCAAAATCTTTTTCTAGACGCAAACAATCGATATCCTCAAAAGAGAAAGCTCCTCGTTCAGTATTTCTCCCAGTTTCATCTTCACTAGAACTGCTGGTGACATGTGGATTTCTGTCCATGTCCGAATCGGACTCGTAATTCACAGCAGCGTCACCTTTACAAGGGCTTTCATCATTACTGCTGTCATCACCAAATAACTCTGTGTGGCTGAGTGTTCGCTTCGTCAAGGCCGGTGTCAAATTTTCTTCTTTACGTTTTGCTTTATCTTTTACAGGTCTTGACTCCctgtttttgtttttattgtcTACGCGAGTCCCATTTTTATGTTTCAAAGCTTTGGATTTTGAGCTGTCATTATTTTTATCATATTTCTGACTAATTATGATCTTGCCATCGTGACGTTTGACTTTTCCCAAACTATCTGATAAACAGTTTGATTTAGTCTTTGATTGGTTTTCATTTTTCATCCCGTCCAATTtgctggtttttgcttttcccacctttTTACTAGGACTTGCATCAACGTTAATTTTTTGCTTTTCTTCTTTGATCCCATTTTTCTCAGATcctttgtgtttctttttattaACTGTGTTATCATCATTGTTTTTTAATTTCTGCCCTTGTTTTTCATGCTTAATTTCTAGACTTTCCTTTACACATTTTACTTTCCCTCTTTTGCCAACATTCTGCATGTGGTGcgaagatttatttttaatggtgTCCTTTCTTGTCTTTGTCCTTGAACTATCTTGGACACTACCTTTATTCTTTTTCTCTTGACATTCTTGTTCTTCAATTTCTTCCTTACTACAGTGTGAAATTTTAGATGACTGACTGgtggatttcaatttttgtttctttctaATCTCATCTCGTTTGCTACCAAGATTGCAAACATCCACGACATTCAGAATCTCTTTTTCCTTTGGGGATAATACATCCAACTTATTCATGTCACAACCTTTCTGGTGGTTGCTATTTAGTTCATCTGCAGAGTCTGAGAATTCCGCGTCCACCTCATATCTGCTTGAGTTCAAGTTACGGCATCGATTCTTTGCTGTCGGTACATAAGGTTCTTCTGAGCTGTTTCCTCTGGGCCTTTTAATCCCATGTTCCCTTGTCCTTTTTTTGATCAGCCGGGCTGAATAATTCAGCAAAGGATCGTACTCTAAATCAGTGCATGGCTTTGTGCTGTCAATCACATATTTATTACCAGATACAGACTTAGCATTTTTGACAGGTTTTgtcacaagtgttgggacatatTTCAAAGAATTACCTCTTGCATCACCTTCATCATCTGTATCCAAAGTATATTTACTGGAACAGGCTGGAACAGAAAGTGGAGTTGGGGTGTATTCTACATTACTACTTGCAGGGTAATTATCTGGATTATATACTGAAGAGTCTATCAAATTATCTTCAATAGGCAAAAGCTCTGTGTGATTCTTGAGTTTGCTAACTGCCTTTTGAGGAGATGAAAGGACATACTCTTCTTCTGCATCGATAAGATCCTCGTACCTTGATAATTTTTTCTGCTCACGTTCAACCTCATTCTTAACCGCCTCAATGGCTTTGTTGACCAGTTCCAACTCTAGAGTACTAGATTCCGTAAGGCCACCAGAGATTCCATCTCCATTTCTGGATGGACCCTGAGGAAGTTCAGGATTATAAGGATCATATCCATGttctgaaagacaaattaaagcaTTGTAAATATTAAAAGATTCAGAAAGGTCAGAAAATGACTGAATCAATCTAAAGTTTTATCCATTTCAAATGATTCTATAACCAATAGCATCAATGGGAACCTCTGAGATCACATTCAACATAAATCTAAGCTGTCATTGAAAGTACAATTGCACTTAGTAAAGTAACTACTAATTACTGGCATTTTTCCCCCCCAAGTCTAAGACTTGTTCCCTATCAAAGCAAAAATGGCaataacattttaatttggtaTGATACAAGTAATACTTCTGATGTCAGAATCAAATATTTCGATGGAGGAATCCAACTAAAACTTTATTAAACGAGTTACTGGTAAAATGTAAATA
This genomic window from Narcine bancroftii isolate sNarBan1 chromosome 3, sNarBan1.hap1, whole genome shotgun sequence contains:
- the rexo1 gene encoding RNA exonuclease 1 homolog isoform X2, which encodes MLRSTEFFRSIECPFYGAGGGGSGCSRPYCHFRHRNQKAREKAPGDELPRTADREHGYDPYNPELPQGPSRNGDGISGGLTESSTLELELVNKAIEAVKNEVEREQKKLSRYEDLIDAEEEYVLSSPQKAVSKLKNHTELLPIEDNLIDSSVYNPDNYPASSNVEYTPTPLSVPACSSKYTLDTDDEGDARGNSLKYVPTLVTKPVKNAKSVSGNKYVIDSTKPCTDLEYDPLLNYSARLIKKRTREHGIKRPRGNSSEEPYVPTAKNRCRNLNSSRYEVDAEFSDSADELNSNHQKGCDMNKLDVLSPKEKEILNVVDVCNLGSKRDEIRKKQKLKSTSQSSKISHCSKEEIEEQECQEKKNKGSVQDSSRTKTRKDTIKNKSSHHMQNVGKRGKVKCVKESLEIKHEKQGQKLKNNDDNTVNKKKHKGSEKNGIKEEKQKINVDASPSKKVGKAKTSKLDGMKNENQSKTKSNCLSDSLGKVKRHDGKIIISQKYDKNNDSSKSKALKHKNGTRVDNKNKNRESRPVKDKAKRKEENLTPALTKRTLSHTELFGDDSSNDESPCKGDAAVNYESDSDMDRNPHVTSSSSEDETGRNTERGAFSFEDIDCLRLEKDFEFESDPMEECLRIFNESNEVKNEDRGRVSKQIVLESEEQKESSLTTLFPGQKRRISHISKQENVEPAKPVIRPFRRLTAQEVCYQRSLIAQQQAAHLAEIEKTVSVSFINRGKKQRIAHKPKAEMMSLTDQPSVKQNTEPIKRTICPNSPKNSALGLKTQTAIGMASKTVSTIAQKRVAHTPTLKSSLKRPTIPAEYGSKVPTNVRQRYLNVFIDECLKIFRSEEMAYDKALSEEKTVYQRSTSRTVYLNVAVNTLKKLRSQSNARPAPTKKTPNASANKKMLSHETLLGGRLAMKTSFTLNRSGKQQDVELRGAVLYNRLSEYILTEEQLQENCYPRPHPEKPGVAMLFNQNEKKNIDRSIATIYMGYQEVERFFR